The Carassius carassius chromosome 9, fCarCar2.1, whole genome shotgun sequence genome includes a region encoding these proteins:
- the LOC132149046 gene encoding dnaJ homolog subfamily C member 7-like → MGIRTAEGGAEGGMKGAHAPHLPPPLDSKMATVDFDSSADPEMDLTSDEELEREAEGFKEQGNAYYVKKDYTEAFNFYTKAIDLCPKNASYYGNRAATLMMLSRYRDALEDSQQAVRLDDTFVKGHMREGKCHLLLGNAMAASRCFQKVQELEPENSQAQQELKSAESILEFERLAEISFEKRDFRMVVFCMDRALQSASACHRFKVLKAECLALLGRYPEAQSVASDILRMDSTNGDALYVRGLCLYYEDCIDKAVQFFVQALRMAPDHEKARLACRNAKALKAKKEEGNKAFKEGSFEEAYDLYSEALTIDPNNIKTNAKLYCNRATVGSKLNKLEQAIEDCTKAIKLDETYIKAYMRRAQCYMDTEQYEEAVRDYEKVYQTEKTKEHKNLLKNAQLELKKSKRKDYYKVLGVDKNATEDEIKKAYRKRALMHHPDRHSGASAEVQKEEEKKFKEVGEAFTVLSDPKKKSRYDSGHDLEDDDMNMDFDANNIFKAFFGGPGGYSFEANSSSGPGNFFFQFG, encoded by the exons ATGGGCATACGTACCGCGGAAGGCGGAGCTGAAGGCGGTATGAAAGGCGCACATGCCCCGCATCTTCCTCCGCCTCTGGACAGCAAAATGGCGACTGTTGACTTCGACTCGTCCGCGGATCCAGAGATGGACTTAACCAGCGACGAGGAGTTAGAGAG GGAAGCTGAAGGCTTCAAAGAACAGGGAAATGCATACTATGTCAAGAAGGACTACACTGAAGCATTCAACTTCTACACCAAGGCTATCG ACCTGTGCCCAAAAAATGCCAGTTATTATGGCAACCGTGCGGCCACATTGATGATGCTGAGTCGCTACCGAGATGCACTGGAGGACTCCCAGCAGGCTGTGCGACTAGATGACACCTTCGTGAAG GGCCACATGCGTGAGGGCAAGTGCCACCTGCTGCTTGGTAATGCGATGGCTGCCAGCCGCTGCTTCCAGAAGGTTCAAGAGCTAGAACCAGAAAACAGCCAGGCGCAGCAGGAG CTGAAGAGTGCAGAGTCAATTTTGGAATTTGAGCGACTGGCTGAGATCAGCTTTGAGAAGCGAGACTTCAGGATG GTGGTGTTCTGTATGGATCGGGCATTACAGTCTGCATCTGCATGTCACAGGTTCAAGGTGTTGAAAGCAGAGTGTCTGGCTTTGCTGGGACGCTACCCAGAGGCCCAATCGGTTGCCAG TGACATATTGCGGATGGATTCAACCAACGGCGATGCCCTGTATGTGCGGGGATTATGTCTGTACTACGAGGACTGCATTGATAAGGCTGTGCAGTTTTTCGTTCAAGCGCTGCGCATGGCACCAGACCATGAAAAGGCCCGTCTGGCCTGCAGA AATGCTAAAGCCCTAAAGGCAAAGAAAGAGGAAGGAAACAAAGCATTTAAAGAGGGCAGCTTTGAAGAAGCATATGACCTTTACTCCGAGGCCCTGACCATCGACCCAAACAACATCAAAACTAATGCCAAGCTGTATTGTAACCGAGCCACAGTCGGATCCAAG ttaaacaaactGGAGCAGGCCATTGAGGACTGCACAAAAGCTATTAAACTGGATGAGACCTATATTAAAGCTTATATGAGAAGAGCCCAATG TTATATGGACACAGAGCAGTATGAAGAAGCTGTCAGAGACTATGAGAAAGTTTATCAAACAGAGAAGACTAAAG AACATAAGAACCTGTTGAAGAATGCACAGTTAGAGCTGAAGAAAAGCAAGAGGAAAGATTATTACAAGGTCCTTGGGGTGGATAAAAACGCCACTGAAGATGAAATCAAGAAGGCCTACCGTAAACGAGCCCTGATGCACCACCCGG ACCGACACAGCGGAGCAAGTGCTGAAGTgcagaaagaggaagagaagaaGTTTAAGGAGGTGGGCGAGGCCTTCACGGTGCTCTCTGACCCCAAGAAGAAGTCCCGCTATGACAGCGGCCATGACCTGGAGGATGATGACATGAATATGG ACTTCGATGCCAATAACATCTTCAAAGCTTTCTTTGGTGGCCCTGGTGGGTATAGTTTTGAAGCTAATTCAT CATCTGGACCTGGAAATTTCTTCTTCCAGTTTGGCTAG
- the LOC132149047 gene encoding NF-kappa-B inhibitor-interacting Ras-like protein 2: MGKSCKVVVCGQGSVGKTAVLEQLLYANHVAGSETMETLEDIYIGSVETDRGTREQLRFYDTRGLRDGHEFPRHYFTFADGFVLVYSIDSKESFKRVEALKKEIDRCRDKKEVTIVVVGNKLDLQDQRRVDSEAAQQWARQEKVRLWEVTVTDRRMLIEPFVHLASKMTQPQSKSTFPLSRNKNKGSGSQDS; the protein is encoded by the exons ATGGGCAAGAGCTGTAAGGTGGTGGTGTGTGGTCAGGGATCCGTGGGGAAGACTGCTGTCCTGGAGCAGCTGCTGTACGCCAATCATGTCGCAG GTTCAGAGACCATGGAGACATTGGAGGACATTTACATCGGCTCTGTGGAAACGGACCGCGGCACCCGAGAGCAGCTGCGCTTTTACGACACGCGCGGTCTGCGCGATGGTCACGAGTTTCCGCGGCACTACTTCACTTTCGCCGACGGCTTCGTGCTCGTCTACAGCATCGACAGCAAAGAGTCCTTCAAACGCGTGGAGGCCCTGAAGAAAGAGATCGACCGCTGCCGCGATAAGAAAGAG GTGACTATTGTTGTTGTGGGTAATAAGTTGGACCTGCAGGATCAGAGGAGGGTGGACAGCGAGGCGGCTCAGCAGTGGGCACGGCAGGAGAAGGTCAGGCTGTGGGAGGTCACTGTGACCGACAGACGGATGCTCATCGAGCCCTTTGTCCATCTGGCCAGCAAAATGACCCAGCCTCAGAGCAAATCCACCTTCCCACTCAGCCGCAACAAGAACAAGGGCAGCGGCTCCCAGGACAGCTAG